DNA from Longimicrobium sp.:
ACGCGAGGCGGTGCGGGAACTGGCGGGTGGAGTGGCCGTCAGCGAAGACCGGCTGGCGCAGGAGATCGCCTACCTGGCCGAGCGCTGGGACATCAACGAAGAGCTGGTGCGCTTTCGCTCGCACAACGAGCTCTTCCGCGAGCTGATGGCGGCGAACCCCGAGGAGCCGGTGGGAAAGCGCCTGTCGTTCCTCGTCCAGGAGATGCACCGCGAGGCCAACACCATCGGCTCCAAGGCCAACCACGCGGGGATCGCCCATCGCGTGGTGGCCATCAAGGAAGAAGTGGAGCGGCTGCGCGAGCAGGTGGAGAACGTGGAGTGAGCGGCCGGCGGACCTTTCCGCTGGTGCTTTCGGCCCCGTCCGGCGCCGGCAAGACGACCATCGCCAACCGGCTTCGCGAGCGCAGGCACGACGTGGCGTTTTCCGTCTCCGCCACCACGCGCAGCCCGCGCGAGGGCGAGCGCGACGGGGTGCACTACCACTTCGTGAGCGCCGACGAGTTCCGGCGGATGATCGCCGCCGACGAGCTGATCGAGTGGGCCGAGGTGCACGGCAACTTCTACGGCACGCTCCTGCGCGAAGTGGACCGGGCGCGGGACCGCGGCGAGTTCCTGCTGCTGGACATCGACGTGCAGGGCGCCGCGCAGATCCGCCACAAGGTGCCCGACGCGGCGCTCGTCTTCGTCCTTCCGCCCTCCGGCGAGGTGCTGGTGCAGCGGCTGGTGGGGCGGGGGAGCGACGCGGCCGACGTGGTTGCGCGGCGGCTGCGGAACGCGCGCGACGAGATCCGCGAGGCGCCACGCTTCGACTACGTGGTGGTGAACGACGACCTCGACGCGGCGGTCGGCGACGTGGAGGCCATCATGGACGGGCGCACG
Protein-coding regions in this window:
- the gmk gene encoding guanylate kinase, with protein sequence MSGRRTFPLVLSAPSGAGKTTIANRLRERRHDVAFSVSATTRSPREGERDGVHYHFVSADEFRRMIAADELIEWAEVHGNFYGTLLREVDRARDRGEFLLLDIDVQGAAQIRHKVPDAALVFVLPPSGEVLVQRLVGRGSDAADVVARRLRNARDEIREAPRFDYVVVNDDLDAAVGDVEAIMDGRTSDLRPHPPLDVLADRMAMEIDRHLGPSA